One window of the Trifolium pratense cultivar HEN17-A07 linkage group LG2, ARS_RC_1.1, whole genome shotgun sequence genome contains the following:
- the LOC123908526 gene encoding chaperone protein dnaJ C76, chloroplastic-like codes for MAQLLSPLYTEALKIHNPSLNLCHRTSWQMAQKTATGSCSFATRSSKRKSFGRVRVATDQDSFSTNDTVGADDYYAVLGLLPDATPEQIKKAYYTCMKTCHPDLSGNDPETTNFCTFINEVYEVLSDPIQRRVYDDIHGYSLTSINPFVDDSSPKDHVFVDEFSCIGCKNCANVACDVFGIEEDFGRARVYNQCGNPELIQQAIDSCPVDCIHWTSAAQLSLLEDEMRRIERVNVALMLSGMGSALSDVFRMANTRWEKRQLKFLEQARSRMMKQKGYDKTNSYWDNLRGKPRDYKSSEEEVNERAKRAAAAARKWREYSRKKSAAPTVKLPEATSSTKDK; via the exons ATGGCTCAATTACTATCTCCACTATACACAGAAGCTCTCAAAATTCACAACCCATCACTGAATTTGTGTCACAGAACCTCATGGCAGATGGCACAAAAGACTGCAACTGGTTCTTGCAGTTTTGCAACACGCAGTTCCAAAAGAAAAAGCTTTGGTAGGGTAAGAGTTGCTACTGATCAAGATTCATTTTCAACTAATGACACTGTTGGAGCAGATGACTATTATGCAGTTTTGGGTCTG CTTCCAGATGCAACACCAGAGCAGATCAAGAAGGCATACTACACTTGTATGAAAACTTGCCACCCGGATTTGAGCGGCAATGATCCTGAGACCACAAATTTCTGCACCTTCATCAACGAAGTCTATGAG GTGCTCAGTGATCCAATTCAGCGCAGGGTTTATGATGATATACATGGGTATTCTTTGACATCAATCAACCCCTTCGTGGATGATTCTAGTCCAAAGGATCATGTTTTTGTTGATGAATTCAGCTGCATAG GCTGCAAAAACTGTGCCAATGTTGCCTGTGATGTGTTTGGAATTGAAGAAGACTTTGGAAGAGCCAGAGTATACAATCAGTGCGGGAACCCAGAATTAATTCAGCAGGCTATTGATAGTTG cCCTGTTGACTGCATTCATTGGACATCAGCTGCACAACTATCATTACTTGAAGACGAAATGCGCCGTATAGAAAGAGTCAAT GTTGCTCTGATGCTCTCAGGAATGGGATCAGCATTAAGCGACGTTTTCAGAATG GCAAATACCCGATGGGAGAAAAGGCAGTTAAAATTCTTG GAACAAGCGAGATCGAGAATGATGAAGCAGAAAGGTTACGATAAAACTAATTCATACTGGGACAATCTTCGTGGAAAACCAAGAGACTACAAAAGTTCAG AGGAGGAAGTAAACGAAAGAGCTAAAAGAGCTGCAGCTGCTGCTAGAAAATGGAGAGAATACTCAAGGAAGAAGAGTGCTGCCCCCACAGTCAAACTTCCAGAGGCAACTTCCTCCACCAAGGACAAGTGA